Proteins from a single region of Felis catus isolate Fca126 chromosome B4, F.catus_Fca126_mat1.0, whole genome shotgun sequence:
- the DRAM1 gene encoding DNA damage-regulated autophagy modulator protein 1 isoform X3 — protein MSDTGTTPPESGIFGFMINFSAFLGAATMYTRYKIVEKQNQTSYFSTPVFNLVSLVLGLVGCIGMGIVANFQELAVPLVHDGGALLAFVCGVVYTLLQSVISYKSCPQWNSLSTCHVRMAISAVSCAAVVPMIACASLISITKLEWNPKEKDYIYHVVSAICEWTVAFGFIFYFLTFIHDFQSVTLRISTEINDDI, from the exons TGATACAGGAACAACACCTCCAGAAAGTGGTATTTTTGGATTTATGATAAACTTCTCTGCATTTCTTG GTGCAGCCACAATGTACACAAGATACAAAATAGTAGAGAAGCAAAATCAAACCAGCTATTTCAGCACGCCTGTTTTTAACCTGGTGTCGCTAGTTCTTGGATTGGTGGGATGTATCGGAATGGGCATTGTAGCCAATTTCCAG GAGTTAGCTGTCCCCCTGGTCCATGACGGCGGTGCCCTTTTGGCTTTTGTCTGTGGTGTGGTCTACACACTCCTGCAGTCCGTCATCTCTTACAAATCGTGTCCCCAGTGGAACAGCCTCTCCACGTGCCACGTGCGGATGGCCATCTCTGCCGTTTCCTGCGCAGCTGTGGTCCCCA TGATCGCCTGTGCTTCACTAATTTCTATAACCAAGCTGGAATGGAATccaaaagaaaag GATTATATATATCACGTAGTGAGTGCAATCTGTGAATGGACAGTggcctttggttttattttctacttcctaACATTCATCCATGATTTCCAG AGTGTCACCCTAAGGATATCCACAGAAATCAATGATGATATttga